In the Tenrec ecaudatus isolate mTenEca1 chromosome 16, mTenEca1.hap1, whole genome shotgun sequence genome, one interval contains:
- the SERPIND1 gene encoding heparin cofactor 2 translates to MIRLLCSLLLALLTSAWWGSAGPAGGPTEPEPLTNTTPGLPIIAANFHKENTVTDVWLDEGEEDEDYLDLEKLLSEDDDYIDIIDAVAPIDPAAHAGNILQLFPGKSRIQRLNILNAKFAFSLYRALKEQVGAAENIFIAPVGISTAMSMISLGLQGDALDQVHTVLHFEDFVNASKKYETVTVHNLFRKLTHRLFRRNFGYVLRAVNDLYVQERFPIQEDFKAKVQEYYFAEAQPADFEDPAFIEKTNHHVLKLTKGLIKDALQSVNPATQMMILNCIYFKGSWVNKFPVEMTHNHNFRLNEREVVKVPMMQTKGTFLAASDQELDCEVLQLEYVGGISMLIAVPHKLSAMKTLEAQLTPQVVERWQKSMTNRTREVLLPKFKLEKNYNLVEVLKAMGITALFDKNGDMSGISQDKITIDLFKHQGTIMVNEEGTQAAAVTSVGFMPLSTQVRFAIDRPFLFLVYEHRTHCLLFMGRVTNPTKS, encoded by the exons ATGATCCGTCTGCTCTGTTCGCTCCTCCTTGCTCTCCTAACATCTGCCTGGTGGGGGAGCGCCGGCCCGGCAGGGGGCCCTACAGAGCCGGAGCCACTGACCAACACAACCCCGGGCCTGCCCATCATCGCCGCCAACTTCCACAAGGAGAACACAGTCACCGATGTCTGGCTGGATGAGGGCGAGGAGGACGAGGActacctggacctggagaagctccTGAGCGAGGATGACGACTACATCGACATCATCGACGCTGTGGCGCCCATCGACCCTGCGGCCCATGCCGGCAACatcctccagctcttcccaggCAAGAGCCGCATCCAGCGCCTCAACATCCTCAATGCCAAGTTCGCTTTCAGCCTCTACCGGGCCCTCAAGGAGCAGGTAGGTGCGGCGGAGAACATCTTCATAGCACCCGTGGGCATCTCCACAGCCATGAGCATGATTTCCCTGGGCTTGCAGGGCGATGCCCTTGACCAAGTCCACACAGTGCTGCACTTTGAGGATTTTGTCAACGCCAGCAAAAAGTATGAGACGGTGACAGTGCACAACCTCTTCCGAAAGCTCACACACCGCCTCTTCCGGAGGAACTTTGGGTACGTGCTGCGGGCTGTCAATGACCTTTACGTCCAGGAGCGCTTCCCCATTCAGGAGGACTTCAAGGCCAAGGTGCAAGAGTACTACTTTGCAGAGGCTCAGCCGGCCGACTTCGAGGATCCGGCCTTCATCGAGAAGACCAACCACCATGTCCTGAAGCTGACCAAGGGCCTCATCAAGGACGCACTGCAGAGTGTCAACCCCGCAACCCAGATGATGATCCTAAATTGCATCTATTTCAAAG GCTCCTGGGTGAACAAGTTCCCTGTAGAAATGACGCACAACCACAACTTCCGGCTGAATGAGCGTGAGGTGGTCAAGGTGCCCATGATGCAGACCAAGGGGACCTTCCTGGCAGCGAGTGACCAGGAGCTTGACTGTGAGGTCCTGCAGCTGGAGTATGTCGGGGGCATCAGCATGCTCATCGCAGTCCCCCACAAGCTGTCGGCCATGAAGACCCTGGAAGCGCAGCTGACGCCCCAGGTGGTGGAGCGGTGGCAGAAGAGTATGACAAACAG AACAAGAGAGGTGCTTCTGCCCAAATTCAAGCTGGAGAAGAATTACAACCTGGTGGAGGTGCTGAAGGCGATGGGAATCACAGCGCTGTTTGATAAGAATGGTGACATGTCGGGCATCTCTCAGGACAAGATCACCATCGACCTG TTCAAGCACCAAGGCACCATCATGGTGAACGAGGAGGGCACCCAGGCTGCTGCCGTGACCAGCGTGGGCTTCATGCCGCTGTCCACACAGGTCCGTTTCGCCATCGACCGCCCCTTCCTGTTTCTGGTTTACGAGCACCGCACTCACTGCCTGCTCTTCATGGGGAGGGTCACCAACCCCACCAAGTCCTAA